The following coding sequences lie in one Falco naumanni isolate bFalNau1 chromosome 18, bFalNau1.pat, whole genome shotgun sequence genomic window:
- the PHOSPHO1 gene encoding phosphoethanolamine/phosphocholine phosphatase: MKRCCEGVGLPCLFKGVGMASPRPPKYLLVFDFDETIINENSDDSIVRAAPGQALPEHIRQTFREGFYNEYMQRVLAYMGDQGVKMGDFKTVYENIPLSPGMPDLFQFLSKNHELFEIILISDANMFGIECNLRAAGFYSLFRKIFSNPSSFDKRGYLTLGPYHSHKCLDCPANMCKRKILTEYLAERAQEEVEFERVLYVGDGANDFCPSVTLTSADVAFPRKGYPMHRMTQEMEKKQPGAFQATVIPWESAAEVTRYLQEVLKKKC, encoded by the exons ATGAAAAGGTGCTGTGAGGGCGTTGGGCTGCCATGCCTGTTTAAG GGTGTTGGTATGGCCAGCCCCCGGCCTCCTAAATACCTCCTCGTCTTTGATTTTGATGAGACCATCATCAATGAGAACAGCGATGACTCCATCGTGCGGGCGGCGCCAGGGCAGGCGCTTCCAGAGCACATCCGACAGACCTTCCGCGAGGGCTTCTACAACGAGTACATGCAGCGCGTCCTGGCATACATGGGGGACCAGGGGGTCAAGATGGGGGACTTCAAGACTGTCTACGAGAACATCCCCCTGTCCCCCGGCATGCCGGACCTCTTCCAGTTCCTCTCCAAGAACCACGAGCTCTTTGAAATCATCCTCATCTCTGATGCCAACATGTTCGGCATCGAATGCAATCTGAGGGCAGCCGGTTTCTACTCCCTCTTCCGCAAGATCTTCAGCAATCCATCCAGCTTTGACAAGAGGGGATACCTCACCTTGGGGCCCTACCACAGCCACAAGTGCCTTGACTGCCCGGCCAACATGTGCAAACGCAAAATCCTGACAGAGTACCTGGCAGAGAGAGCCCAGGAGGAGGTGGAGTTCGAGAGGGTCTTGTACGTGGGGGATGGTGCCAATGACTTCTGCCCTTCCGTGACTCTGACTTCAGCTGACGTGGCTTTCCCGCGCAAGGGCTACCCCATGCACCGGATGACCCAGGAGATGGAGAAGAAGCAGCCTGGAGCCTTCCAGGCCACTGTCATCCCCTGGGAGTCAGCTGCAGAGGTCACCCGCTATCTCCAGGAGGTCCTCAAGAAGAAGTGTTGA